CACACTTGTGATCGCTAGATAAAATGGTTGAccttctgtcacggacaaacttctaaacaagatgtttgatgtaatgcttatgtatgtctgtgtcttttggcatgttcatgccttgtacagcatgtagaggggcggccgaaggcttaatagtcccattttagttgggttggtggcctctttaggtttgtaattaaaggttgtgtcatgtggacacgtgcgagagattttcggtctgtaatggaccattttaccctttgttgtgccactgttcagagcttgtaaagtctgtttgtaatttgcattgtctatgaagtgtttttcggagatgtttgcttgtggatcccgattgaggcgttctctctaacccgttctctcttttgttggtcctaagggataatgggaggcttccgggaggctgacctttgcggacggacacgcaagggtgccgcacgacttaggcaaaactagctaagtccatgacagatggtatcagagcgggacaagcactaatagaaacacttagcatgcaaacgtgggggacttagcggggctgcgttgagggcagtcagcacacgcgcgaccgtttgggggaaaacgggcatggagatgtagggaaaaggagtcgctcggaggagcgggcatctgacattggcattcagaggaatggccaacccttcgcgcaagaggcaccacgagaacaggcaagcttggaagaatgtggagcgcacaaaggttgggatggctgagtttgagctacggctcaacgttgacaactatacttgatggtgctcaagacaagcgaggcgcttggtaaaggatgagaccatccaaggtggaatgagttgctcaacgaccaaaagagttctgcaaagctcacagaggtgaggggaattgctaactcgaagaatttggtactcatgcatgggcttgtatgcggacgatggaatgttcgtggccatcccaaggcgaccgaaactcggtgccatggagcattgaaactttctcttcggcatgtgaaggatacgtccgtaggaggctgaagtgtgcaacgagttcagcatgttgctaggccttgaggggtgcagcggggactgtattgacggggagtcgcaatctagcaagtgcgtttgcaggaggcagaacaatgcacagtttgttcagcagatcggagtagtccaaggggatggtggtctctgaaacgaagagagatgttgctccaacgggatagttatccaggagggataagtcccggctctccagagggagaatcatgtgggacggacctcatatgttgaggaggagtacctcaacaaacaacaactccacgaagctcgatggactgagcaagcggcgaggagtcgtcgcatgatctcgattGAGAGAATgctttggtggatgcattgcgagatcaagtgggggagcgacccaaagcaacttaaatgaaggcacacttggagtcgatgtggagatcggactcaagggagggctgacccgtggaatggtgggcacgagggccaccatcgactcaatgtaaaaacgaggagcggagcaacttaggtgtaacttggcgaagtacccaagccgcatgaagggagccagcatagaagttggaacatggaggagaggcatagtgctttccttagacagaggtcaaggacatgaactcttgcagaggcaagagcaggatcatgttgttccatgggtccttcattctaacggagcggactcatcttgcatggtgccaaagacgaagggagcttctgggcacatgcaccttatctcggaggagcatttgatggaggaactaaggcgactcaatttgcggaggcgaagttgggttcagaaagccttagcacggggcaagaggacgcagaggcgggtactctcgaagaatatgccacagtgttgccattcaagttgccttgaaggaagcagtgcgcagcggagattgtgctggtaggggcagaggcccaggatccagacaatggtgtataaattacagtgaagtccgtggacttcgggagctactaggcgacggactgtcctagaggggtgcttcatctaggtgtgacccaagagtgggtggatgaaggtcgattgccaaaggagcgagcaaaatcgaaggtggaggagaccctgcgatgtattggcagaggccacacatggagggttcacaattcgagtttatttcacaaggatcagaatgcaatggagatgtcaccaggaggcgacatggtgcagcggatcgtggtggaacagttcgtggcaatacgatacacacgatatagtcccgggagggactagatcatacggaggtatgatcgggagctactggaagctccacttcggtgaacaacacgacgacaagaagggctatggattcaaggagtgaaggccatggtaccgcagaggcgggtcttccgtgcgtgcatcgaattttgcatcggatgaaagccttggtcatcagcatatgggggctgtgttccaccaagggaaaagttcgaatgcaagtaccagtgagttccatgggagggactagatcatacagaggtatgatcgaagcagttggagagttggactgctccagagctcatattcgcttaagggagcccaataagtcagaggacaaggtcgagtaagcgaatgttgctaccaaggaagctaaggagaacagaatcggtgcaaagcctacaacgtgatggcagaggccatgcatgggagttgcagtctgtctttccatcgacaaacggactgcttggagaacacagaggtgttgaagcagggggtcgaaaggggcgaggaagcgacgacgagtccagagggacttagctacccaaaatcaagcatcagttagaatggaggtggactcggaggagtgccatagaggcatatctactgattgtgaagaaaagggatgcagatgcgaggcgacggatagtagtgccatgggcatggcagcgccatggtaccgtagagtcgggacttccgtgaaagtcattgatcccttgctgtcatggaggagagcgcttggtcgtgaaaggggccgaggaggtggagcatgcagaggcaatctccaagtaccgagacaaggctgaagggcagaggccgaggaacttcgtaagaccggtgtcaatgagcttctcatcaagatagccgaaagtgaaggacttcgggtcatgcaagagtgcataaccaaggaacgaagcaggcagtacgcggtgctatacctttgctactcagtggagtaggcggcagggttgatggagaagacggtacaatcccagaggcgaccaaacctatgagagaattactccaagttggggtgaaaacttcctgcattccagaagttcgatggcattgagaaggtgaatctcagtaactaactcaacgcaaggagtgcaaacacttcaagtgcttcagaagtgtgagcaaagagcaggcgaaggctagtaaccagctcgatgcatgaagtacaacctcgaggaggcgggcgaagtcaagtaacctttgccttctcaactcttaagagaatgggcgaaatcgagtaccctaattctcttatctatccagcagaggagctctacacaagttcaaagactcttcgaagataatggaagacaatagttgtcaaatcctcaccaacggtgatcagtgctactgagagtagattgtccgcttcatttcccaacgaaatgccaatcgaaagcggaagtgatgcgaacctacttggatgtgacaactaagtgaaagaagagtcaatgagcaaattttgtggaggaaggacccaaaacttcaaaagtttacgagacgatgctcgttaaagctccaacaagcatccacccagttcaagcagcataaggaatttgagagactggcgcagtaaggatggtcttttccttcatctgggggatccgcaggaatcaacaaggatcaacacaactcagccaaccccacaccagagtcagagtcattggtgagttgaagcagcatggcggatcaaaggttcgactactcaaaaatagcagcggagagcagctaggagccaagaggcgcattgcagctggagcagaagattgaagactcagcaaaggcgaggagttgcagtgtcgacaaaggcttcaacgaggacgtcgaaggaataagtgggggagaatgtcacggacaaacttctaaacaagatgtttgatgtaatgcttatgtatgtccgtgtcttttggcatgttcatgccttgtatagcatgtagaggggcggccgaaggcttaatagtcccattttagttgggttggtggcctctttaggcttgtaaataaaggttgtgtcatgtggacacgtgcgagagattttcggtctgtaatggaccatttaccctttgttgtgccactgttcagagcttgtaaagtctgtttgtaatttgcattgtctatgaagtgtttttcggagatgtttgcttgtggatcccgattgaggcgttctctctaacccgttctctcttttgttggtcctaagggacaatgggaggcttcggggaggttgacctttgcggacggacacacaagggtgccgcacgacttaggcaaaaccagctaagtccgtgacacttcgGTGTTACTTTCCTTAAGTTCAATATGGATTCTCCAAAATTGTGGTCAACATACGATGACAAAGGGTACTTAAACAATCACATTAATATGAACTTATTTGATTGATATGAAGAGAGCCAACTTTTAGTAATTTTAGTAATAAATTGGATAATTTTCTTGTTAAATGTGCCAAAAGCCTCTTGAAATAGATGTCTGCTGAGTTGATATATGACTCAGATTTATATTGCCTCAATTTGTATTTAATGTATCCTTTTTGCAAAAGGGTGAGAGGAGTATATATTTAAAGAAAGATAATTTATAATATGCAGCTGACGCGTACCACTACTAGGACAGTAGCGGTAATGAAAGGATAGTACCAAGGGCTATAAATACAAGTAGATTAGATGTGGATAGTTTGAAGCCCATTCATACACTAAAAGAGACAAAGCAAACAAGAAAGCCCTGTCAAGCATTTAACATATCTTCTCCTTTGTAGTGCATATCATGTGATACATGTCATCCACTGATGGCCTCTTTTCTATACTAATGTGGTGCAGGATTAGTGCAAGGACTCCAAGATGACAATGCTATCTGTTATTTATTCCAAAATTTGGAGGATAGAATGTGCTTCTGTGTGGCTTTGCCATCTGATCTTTCTTGGCTAGATGGATTTTTTAGAGATGAAGTGATGGTCAATTGAGTGACATGGGTTGCAGAAGTTCGCTCTATGTAAACTTTTGCATAACACATACATTCAATGATAATTGTAGATGAAACAAGTGATGCTTGGTGCCTATGTTATGATCCTCTTCACCATTAGTTTATAGTAGGCTGCACATAATGTCCAAAGACATTGCTACGAAGCATGCTTCAGGCTATTTGAAGAAGCTTGGAGGTGTAGCCATCACAATCTAGATCCTTATCACCTTTAATTGCACACCTGATCAGTCACATCTTTAATCAGCCAGTCTTTGTCAACTTCACTTATGACAGGTCCATTAGCCAGTGGGGTCCATATTGACTGTTTTCTGCTCAGTGGAGTTTGATTAAAACTAATACACTCAACAGCAGTGTTAGGTTCCTAGTAAATTTTGTACTGAGTTATAATTGGCAGAATCTTATTGGCATATGTTTTGAATATATTATAACCACAAGAGACCTGATCATGAAAAGTTCATAGTACATCATGAAAATTTAGGTAAAATAATGGATGGTGGACTGCGTCAATGAACACACATTTATGGTTTCACTATCAGTTTTTAAGCAACAATAGAATAGGTTGGTCTGCAAATTAATTGAAGCCATCAAGCTCagataataactcatcaaatatcAAATTATCTGACCAGAATGGTCGTTAAACATTTTCTACTTAGATCTTTTCAgcctcttctctcttctttttttaccttttcttgggtgtttattgctttctgGATTATCATATTCTTGAGTTTGCTTTATTTGCAATACATCTGTCAGCCTGAGAGCTTTGTGCTACATTTATTTCTTCATGTTGGATTGATATCAAATCAATCTTCTATCTGATCTGCTTGAGTCATCACAAGGTCTCTTAGACTGGAGTTGTCTTATCTCCAGGTTGGAGCTCATGGTACTGGCGCATGGTTGCCGCCCATTGATGAGCAGGTTATCAGCATGAAGTTGGTGACCCCCATGAAGGGAACAATTGTGGTCTCAAAAGAGAGAAATCCCGAACTGTTCTTTCTAGCTCGCTGTGGTCTAGGCGGCCTTGGAGTCGTTGCAGAAGTCACCATTCAATGTGTAGATAGACACGAGCTTGTAGAACACACATTTGTTTCTAATGCCAGTGAGATCAGGAAAAATCACAAGTAATATCATCACTAAGTGGCTGTTTAACTATTCGCAAGTAATATTATCCTAGTTATTGTTTTGGTCCTTCTTGTTTATCTATTTTATATGTTATTATTCAGGAAGTGGCTAGCTGAGAACaagcatataaaatatttatggaTTCCGTATACAGATGCGGTTGTAGTGGTGCGGTGCAATCCTCTGTCTAAGTGGAAAAATCCAAAGTTTAAACCAAAATATGGGAAGGATGAAGCATTGAAACACATCCGTGATCTCTACTGTGATTCACTCAGGAAGTACAGGTGAACATATTGCCCAGGCAGCTTACTCTATCGTGATAATTACTTTGATCTCATCACTTAAGCTTGTAAACAAGTGATCCTTGGAGCACTCAGGCCTTTTTGCAACAATTACACAGGCTTTCTTGATTACATTGCCCGTAGTTTTCTGAGTCTTTTGTGCTGGCCCTATCTGCAAAGACATTGATTTCAAGTTGTAAATGGTTGCAGAACTGATGTTGGTAATGATGAACAAGATATAAATCAACTATCTTTCACAGAATTGAGAGATAAACTTCTTGCCCTTGATCCTCTTAATAAAGATCATGTCATGAAAGTCAACCAAGCAGAAGCTGAGTACTGGAAGAAGTCTGAAGGATATCGTGTAGGATGGAGTGATGAAATACTGGGTTTTGATTGTGGTGGGCAGCAATGGGTGTCTGAAACCTGTTTCCCAGCAGGGACCCTTAAAATGcctaacatgaaggatttggactACATAGAAGAATTAAAGCAGCTCATAGAGCAGGAGGATATACCAGCACCTGCTCCAATTGAGCAGCGTTGGACTGCTTGCAGCAAGAGCCTCATGAGCCCAGCCTCAAgctcagaagaagatgatatattTTCATGGGTAAGACAAAATTTGCCATTTTCAATTCTTCAATAAGAGCACAATTTATGTGTAGTCAATTTTTGGCTACATTTTTAGAGAAATTTTAATCTGCAGTTCCTCTAATTAACATCAAACCTCTTACATTTTAGTCCTCAAATATTGGTCTTTGCTTTAGTATATTTTCCTTCTGCCAATTGCAAATCTTCGTTGAAAGTTTTCTTACAACATAAGCTTACTATACAGTTGTTATATGTGACACAATAAAGCACtagaaatagtttttttttttgtaattggaAAAAAAGTCTCCTGTGCTCACTTATTGTATCCTTGTCCTTTGTTTTCTTAGGTTGGCATCATCATGTACCTGCCTACAATAGATGCTCGCCAAAGGAAGGATATAACAGAGGAGTTTTTCCATTACAGATATTTGACACAAACTAGACTGTGGGATGAATATTCTGCTTATGAACACTGGGCAAAGATTGAGGTATCAATCAGTTATAGTATATCATTTGACTCTTTTGTTCAACTACAAATACATTTGAAAAAAACTAGAACGAGGGATGAATATTCTGCTTATGAACATTGGGCTAAGATTGAGGTATTAAAAAGTGATAGAATGTCTCATTATTGTTTTGTTCTAGTGCTTAATTTTCCCATTTATAAATATGACAGGATTATATCTTTGGAATGTTGGGAAGTTTCTGGGTGTCAGTTGTGTACCTAGGCAGGTAGTTGGAGTCCATAGTTTTATTTAGCCTGAGGTCCTATCTTGTGGACGACCATCACTGGTCATATAGGGGCTATGAGGGCGTGTAGGTGGTGTTGGCATGTCGTTTGAGCAGATAATTTAGTGGAGCGCTAACCTTCCATTAGTGAAAGTCGGTTATGTGCGCTAAACGAGATGTGCTTGTTAGCCCATGGAAACTTCTACTCCTGATAAGATAGGATGGGGCCAATGGTTTAAATAGGTGCTCAAGTGCTCGCttaggcgctcgggtgaggcgaggcgaggctcgagcgcctcatAGATTTGCCAGGCGATATGCTTCAATGAAGCGCCGCTTGGGCACTCGCTTGAACCTGAGCATTGGGTGCCTCCGTCCAGCGCCCAATTGAAACCATGCAACCCTAGCACCTACAGTTCGATTGAATAGtagctagttggttcgattgaaccaactaagctacaTAAAGTTACTTTATTTGCAAAATCTACCCCCTGCACGTCGcctctccccctcccccccctgcTTCGCGCGACCCTGAGCAACTCTAGTGTAGCCTCTACCTCCGTTGCCGATGTATAGGACCAATGCTTCCTTTGCCACTGCCTCTGTCGTCGACGCACAAGACCGATGCTTTCTTTGTCATCGATGGAAGAGTTTGAAGGTGTAGCTTTCATGTGTAGTTCTCTCCGTCGTCGTTGCTTCCGTGTGTAGCTCCTTCCACTATTAAGGGAGAAGACTGCAACGTCCTCTATTGATGGACACATCTAAAGCTTCCCTTGCCCACGACGCTGTTGTCTGCAGCTTTTGTTGTCACCactgtgatagaacccttacggattctaagcttggggttgatctctttaggggatcggcttccttggaactctataggggttccttccttcaAGTTGGTGCCCAAAGGCTactaaaaagatttatctatttcttatcaaaagaggatgaatacatgactatttatagggcttctaaaccccaactcctaataggactcatactcaagactcatactcaggactcctactcaattaggactcctactcaagactcctaataggactcctactcaagactcctacttctaaccaacttctaatgcttctctaagaagcaacctctaaactaatcctatccttagccggccccttcacctctttaataggggtcggctaggtaggttttacatgaatgcccctttcaattaggactctcctagctagagttctaacatacccgccctcttcaaatcagccttgtcctcgaggctgacgatccatgaattctgggaatttgatcttcaaggcgTTATATTTCTCcccagtggcatcttctgttagtaggttcgcccactatattagcacttcagtagtgggttgtcgtcgtcgagtcacgatccgtcgatcaataatgacactcggctaggtctagagttctcctttggtagtcatatttggtagatggtttTGTGCTGTCTCTTTTTGTCCCAGCTtaagctttaaacatgacacatggaagactggaaggattcgggagctggcgggtaagtctaatctatatgctaccgctccgatgcgctccaaaatttggtagtgtCCAttgaaccgaggtgaaagcttcatagatgctctggtctggattgatgtttgcttgtatgactGGAGTCGTAGGAacacccaatctcctactaaaaattatcttttgcctttGTGTTGATTATATTACTGTTTTATCCTTGCTTGAGCTGcaatgagattatcttttagcaacttcagcattttgtctctgtcctgtagttccctgtctacttattctactttagaggtgcccaacacatattttgggatcacaaggggaggtcggccatacatagcctTATAGGGAGTACCATtttatggatgaatgataagttgtattataccgccacttggcccagggaagccactttgtccactcttttggtcggtcattggtgaagcatctgaggtatgtctccaagcacctgtttactaCTTTAGTCTGgccgttggtttgtgggtgatatgccgtactcatttttaatttagtgccctgcatctggaataattctgtctaaaatctgctcgtgaagaccctatcacgaccacttacaatagatctcgacatcccatgcaattttataatattctccataaagatttaAGCAATACTAcaagcagtgtagggattacgaaTAGCGCAAAAATGAGCATAATTTGTAAGACGATCCACCACGACAAAAATTTTactttttccttgtgatgagggaagccctttgatgaaatccattgatatatcagtccatattgagttcGGGATGGGTAAAGGTTGCAGCTTTTTGGGACTTGCCActatctcgcctttatgtcgttgacatatattacattgtgccacaaatttaacaataatatttttcatccctacccaataaaaattttgtttaattctcttataggttttaAGGAACCTGGAGTGCCCGGCCACAGGTGTGGAAtgtatctcttgaaggatggtttttatgcaagtagaatttggcataagcacaatgcgtcccttatagtgcaattcttttgattcccaactgtaatgagccacgtaGCTTCgtgtttcctccaattttttttatgatcttactggtctccggatcttcccGCCAtttcctcttaatatcctcaaagaagtcactggtcggaagtgaaacgaccgaaaattcagcttgcttgtgtagccgtgaaagcgcatctgcagcaacattctcttttccttttttgtaagttatttcataatcatatccaagaagctttgttaccaatttttgctactcgggggaagatatcttttgttccaagaaatattttaggcttttatggtcggtcttgatttgaaagcgttgcCTAATCAAGTACGGTCTTCATTtggtcaccgcatgcacaatcacgagcatctccttgtcgtaaatagttattctgagatgggaaggagataatgccttattggtATAAGGgagggggtggccatcttgcattagtacaacaccaatttcGACTCCGGAGGAgtcgacttcaataacaaaagtcttgccgaagtcgggtaGCACTAGTATGTGCGTCGTcctcattgcggctttaagttcgtcgaaggcggtggtgactttgtctgaccattggaaagcatctttcttcagcaaggaagtaaggggtgcattgatctttctatagtttttcacgaacttgtggtagtagcttgttaaaccgagaaagccacgtagctattttatgttcctcgaggtcggctAGTTCTACATTGCtttaattttggaggggtctaccggcacaccttcctctgatatgatatgcccaagatattccactttctgttgaagaaagctgcatttcgattttttgacaaaaaaaacatGTTCTCGAAAAAttgtcaaaacaagtcgtaagtgctgaaaatgactttcaagaaaagggctgtaaataaggatatcatcgaaGAAAACCAACATAAATTTACAAAGATAATTtcggaaaatatcattcataagactctggaaggtggagggagcattggtgagacccgtGCACTCGtattggccgttgtgtgttcgaaaggcgattttcggtatatcttcttcgtacactcgtatttgatgatacccagattgaaggtccagctttgtgaagacccgtgctccctttaattcatcaagcaattcatctactactagaatagggtatgtgtccttgacggttatgccgttgagagctcggtaatcaacgcacattcgtCATGTTTCATCCTTTCATACGAGGAGCACTGgtaaagagtaggggctgcaacttggccgaataactcctattttgagcatctcttttacaatcctttctatttcatccttctggagatgtggataccgatatggtcgagtatttgctggaggtttgcccggaagaatcggtatacaatgatcatgccgacgggtaggaggtaggttgcgcggttcgtcaaatatatctaaaagttcagcaagcaaaggaagtaggtttggatcttcaaattctgttggctctcccttagtttgctgctcaagttgtaccaaaaaaccgctgcatgctttgtgcaaaaccttcttcattcgttgtgtgcaaatcgtcgttacgtcgcccccacgtttctcgtgCAGTATCATCGGTTTcctcttattgtaaaatttcataattagttttataaagttccaggaaatatcacctaatgccgTCAGCCATTCGATGCCGAGCACAGCCTTATaaacatcaagagggaggaggaagaaatatgcaattatctcttagtctcgcagcaacagtttcacctacgggcacctatAATCACACTTTAAAattcgtccgtcgacgaccttaacgtcaaacctgctgcaattctcgataggtaaggccatccggacagcaaccatgctgttcataaaattattagtgctcccggtgtcaataagaacggtgataggttgttgcttcagaagtcctcccactttcatcgtttgcgggttcacGCAACCAGCAAGGGCATGCATTGTAATATCAATCGGCTGTTGTTCTTCATccgcgacctcttcctcatgctcctggacctcctcctccatgtcttcaagaggttcaatcagtaggaggcggtcccttttgcagcgatgatcgcggttccacggctcgtcgcaatgccaacaaagaccctttgctgatcggtcacgtagttcttccCTTCTCAATTTTCTTGGCAGTGAAGAATGGT
The window above is part of the Musa acuminata AAA Group cultivar baxijiao chromosome BXJ2-6, Cavendish_Baxijiao_AAA, whole genome shotgun sequence genome. Proteins encoded here:
- the LOC135615241 gene encoding L-galactono-1,4-lactone dehydrogenase 2, mitochondrial-like, which codes for MFRRTARVALRFSPFLPRYPPTTLNPIPSPTSHLLRPLSSSADSDAELRKYAGYFVLLVGCGAATYYSFPFSADAKHKKAQIFRYAPLSDDLHTVSNWSGTHEVHTRVFLQPETLADLEAAVRDAQQNRRRIRPVGSGLSPNGLGLAKSGMVNLALMDKVLEVDREAKRVTVQAGIRVSQLVDALKEHGLTLQNFASIREQQIGGILQVGAHGTGAWLPPIDEQVISMKLVTPMKGTIVVSKERNPELFFLARCGLGGLGVVAEVTIQCVDRHELVEHTFVSNASEIRKNHKKWLAENKHIKYLWIPYTDAVVVVRCNPLSKWKNPKFKPKYGKDEALKHIRDLYCDSLRKYRTDVGNDEQDINQLSFTELRDKLLALDPLNKDHVMKVNQAEAEYWKKSEGYRVGWSDEILGFDCGGQQWVSETCFPAGTLKMPNMKDLDYIEELKQLIEQEDIPAPAPIEQRWTACSKSLMSPASSSEEDDIFSWVGIIMYLPTIDARQRKDITEEFFHYRYLTQTRLWDEYSAYEHWAKIEVPKDKEELAALQERLRKRFPVDTYNKVRGELDPNRILSNAVLEKLFPWKETARVSC